The Streptomyces sp. NBC_00102 genome segment CGGCCTGGCCTACGCCGTGGCGGTGGCCGCGCCAGGCATGCCAATGGGCCTTCGCGCGGCTGCACTTCGACATGTCCCATCGCCGACTTCCAGCAACCCGGACGCTAGGGCACAACGGTGTGACGGCACAACAGTGGGACTGCCGTAACACCCATACGAGTGGACCGGCAGCAGGGAGGCGCGGCACACTCATACCCGCACCAAAGGGAGGACCACATGCCGCCAAGGAGCTACCCGACCGCCCGTCAGCGGCGTCTGGGCGCAGAGCTGCGCAAGCTACGCGAGAGGGCAGGCCTGTCAGGCAGTCAGGCCGCCGCCTATCTCGGTGGCGAACGCGCCCAGATCAGTCACATCGAGTCAGGTCGGTACGGGGTGAGCGACGAGCGCGTGCGCCGCCTCGCCGCTCACTACTCAGCCACCGACAAACACCTCATCGACGCACTCGCGAGCATGGCCGAGGAACGACCCAAGGGGTGGTGGGACGAATATCGCGGAATACTGTCGCCGGGATTCCTGGATCTCGCCGAGCTTGAGTACAAAGCAACGTATCTCCGCGCGATCCAGATGCTGACGATCCCTGGAATCTTTCAGACCGAGGCGTACGCGCGCGACCTCATTCGCAGCGGAATCTCAGACCTGCCCGCTTCCGAACTGAACGCACGAGTCGAACACCGGATACGGCGCCGCGACATCTTCGACCGCCCCGCCCCCACACCGTTCGAGGCCTTCATCCACGAGGCCGCCCTGCGCATGCAGTACTGCGACGCTGCGGCGATGAGGGAGCAACTCGCCTTCCTCTGCACTGTCTCATCCTGGCCGTCCGTCACGATTCGCGTCATCCCGTTCGGCGCGCGGATCACCGGCTCGGTGCACTCGATGCTCTACGCCGGCGCGATCATCCCCGCCCTGGACACGGTCCAACTGGACAGCGCGTTCGATGCCGGGTTCCTGGACGCCGAGGCGCAACTCGCACGATATCGAGCGCTTCTTGACTCCATCGAATCGATCTCGCTCAGTACCGAGAAGTCGACAGATTTCATCCAACACATCGCACAAGAAATGTGAGTCCATCGGCATGACCGACGCAATCAAGTGGCAGAAATCCTCCTTCTCGGGGGCTGATGACAACCAGAGCTGTATCGAGCTGGCGCCTGTTGACGGATCAATCAGAGTGCGCGAGAGCGACGAACCCGAAGTTGTGGTCACAACGAGCGTCGCCAAGCTTCGCGCGTTCATCCTCGGCGTCAAAGCAGGCGAGTTCGACCATCTGATCTGACCTCCCTCCCCCCTGCCCGCTCCTCGGGCAGGGGCCAGCAGATCGGCCCAACATTGGGACGTACCACGGTTGCGCCCGATAGCTCGGTAACGCAACCGTCACCGTACGTCGCCTCCGGTCGCCGAAGCGCACCTTCTCCGGCGCTGAACCGACGTAAAGCACCCTGCCCGCAGGCTGGTTGACGAACAGGGCCTCCGGCCGTTCTTTCGCCCCGCCGTCAGCCGCGCGAGGGGGAGCGGCACCCCGACACCGCGATCGGACGGTCCACCATGCCCAACTCGCTCCGGACGACCCCCACCCCCGCCGAGGCGCACCGGCGGACCGGGTTACGTTTCGAGGTACTCCGCTACGGACCGGCGACCGGCCTCGTACCCGAACCCGTGGACCTCCGCGTACTGCCCACCCCGCACGACGCGATCCGCGTCATCCGCAGCCAGCTCCGCGCCAGCCATCTCCTCGGCCTCCCCCCGCACGAGGCCGACCGGGCACGCCGGTGGGCGGATCACGGCGGCTGGATTCCCGCCCTCGGCGCGCTGTACCGGGGCGAGCCCTGCGGGTTCCTGCTCAGGCTCCGCAGGGGCCGCCACCTGGACTGGAACGTACGCCCGTTGACGTACGTACAGCTGTCGCACGCGGGGTGCGACGTACACCGGCCGCGAAGTCTGCCCCGGCCACGGTCCGGCCAACGGACCTCGGCGCCCCGCGCCTACCACGTACAGGGCTTTCCCAAGTCCTTGACGCTGTCGGCCAGTTCGATCGGGGTCGCAGGCCACCCGGCGTCATGCCAGTGGGCGATGCGCCAGCTCAGGCGCCGAGGCCAGAGCGCGGTCCCGGGCAGGTCGGCGACCGGCCTCCACACGGGCCGGCCGCCGTAGTTGTCGAGTTGCTCCTCGGCGCCGACCTCCCCTTCGGCGTGTACGAGGAAGTAGTGCTGCCGGGTCTCTTCCTTCCAGACCCGGGCCACCTCCCCCGCCACGCTCCCGCCGAGCGCGGTCTCCTCGCGGAGCTCCCGCAGCACCGCCTCGTGCAGGGTCTCCCCCGCCTCCACACCGCCGCCGGGGATCTCGTACCAGGTGTAGCGGCGGTCGGACTGCCGGATGAGCAGGATCTGCCCGTCGCGGATGACTATCGCTCCGGCCCGTACGCGCTTGGGCACGGATGTCGTCGGGTCCTTCCACCGCACCGTGCCGCTCTTCGGGCCGCTGACGGACCACTCCCGGAGCACCTCCTCCGCCGTACCGACCGGCCGGATCCGCACGTGCAGCGCCTCCGCGAGGGTGAGCGCCCGGCGGTGGTTCCCGTCCACGGGGTGTCCGGCACGAGGGAGGTGGTAGAGGCCCTCTTCCGTCGGGTCGCTCGTGAGTACCAGGGCATCGTCGTCGTACCGCACGTCTGCTCTCATGGACCCGATGGTGTGCGTCGCCCGGACGTGGCGCAAGGCATTACACGGCCCAGGTCACCACACTCGACCAGGCGTTCGTACGAGTCGATCAGGCATGCGCGGCAGCCGGGCGGTAGGTGCACACGTTCACCCCGGCGGGGCTGGTGACCGTCGAGAGCAGTTCCAGGGCGCGCAGGCCGCCGTCCGCCGGGAAGATCGTCTTACCGCCGCCGAGCAGCACCGGCATGATCATCAGCCGCAGCTCGTCGACCAGGCCCTCGCTCAGGAGGGTCCGGGCGAGAGTAGGACTGCCCATGACCGCCAGATCGCCGCCTCCGGCCTCGCGCAGCGCACGGATGCGGCCGACCGCGTCACCGCCCGGGATGAGCGTGGTGTTCGCCCACACCAGGTCCTGGGCGGAGAGCGTCCCCGACACCACGTACTTCGCGATGGTGTTCATCCGGTCGGCGAACGGGTCGCCCGCCCGGTCCGGCCACGCCCCGGCCATCGTCTGCCAGGTACGGCGCCCGAAGAGCAGCGCGTCGGCCTTGGCCAGGACGTCGTCGAAGGTCCCGCCCACGATCTCCGGGTCGAAGTACGGATGCGACCAGCCGCCGTGCGTGAACCCGCCATCCGTATCCTCCTCGGGGCTGCCCGGCGCCTGCACGATGCCGTCGAGGCTCATGAATTCACTGATGACGATACGCACGGGCTCGCTCCCTGATCTTCCGTCGTCCACAGGCTCTGTACGTAAGGAAGACAGTCGGACCGACAAAAACTCGTCGGGGCGCGCCGGGCTCACCGAAAGAAAAGTCGAGGGCTCCCGGGCCGGACGGGAGCACACGCCGGGGCGGGGCCGGACGCACCCGCGCCCGGCCCCGCCCCTTGTGGCCTCAAGCCTTCGGGGCCACCTTCGACAGCCCGTTGATGATGCGGTCCATCGCGTCGCCGCCCGTCGGGTCGGTGAGGTTGGCCAGCATCTTCAGGGTGAACTTCATCAGCAGCGGGTGAGTGAGACCGCGCTGCGTGGCGATCTTCATGATCTTCGGGTTGCCGATGATCTTCACGAACGCCCGGCCGAGCGTGTAGTAGCCGCCGTAGGTGTCCTTGAGGATCTTCGGGTAGTTGTGCAGGGCCAGTTCGCGCTGGGCCGGGGTCGCGCGGGCGGTGGCCTGCACGATGACGTCGGCGGCGATCTGGCCGGACTCCATCGCGTACGCGATGCCCTCGCCGTTGAACGGGTTGACGAGGCCGCCCGCGTCACCGACGAGCAACAGGCCCTTGGTGTAGTGCGGCTGGCGGTTGAAGGCCATCGGGAGGGCGGCGCCGCGGATGGGCGTCGTCATGTTCTCCGGGGTGTAGCCCCAGTCCGCCGGCATCGACGCGCACCAGGCCTTGAGGACCTCGCGCCAGTCCAGCTCGCGGAAGGCGGAGGAGGAGTTGAGGATGCCGAGGCCGACGTTGGACGTACCGTCGCCCATGCCGAAGATCCAGCCGTACCCGGGCAGCAGACGGTCCTGCGGGCCGCGCCGGTCCCAGAGTTCGAGCCAGGACTCCAGGTAGTCGTCGTCGTGGCGGGGCGAGGTGAAGTACGTACGGACCGCGACGCCCATCGGGCGGTCCTCGCGGCGGTGCAGGCCCATGGCGAGGGAGAGCCGGGTGGAGTTGCCGTCGGCGGCGACGACGAGCGGGGCGTGGAAGGTGACCGGGGTCTTCTCCTCGCCGAGCTTGGCGTGGACGCCGGTGATGCGGCCGGTGCGCTCGTCGATGATCGGGGCGCCGACGTTGGCGCGCTCGTACAGCCGCGCGCCCGCCTTCTGCGCCTGACGGGCGAGCTGTTCGTCGAAGTCGTCGCGCTTGCGGACGAGGCCGTAGTCCGGGTACGAGGCGAGGTCGGGCCAGTCGAGCTGGAGGCGGACACCGCCGCCGATGATGCGGAGGCCCTTGTTCCGCGACCAGCCGGCCTCTTCGGAGATGTCGATGCCCATGGAGACCAACTGCTTGGTCGCACGGGGGGTGAGACCGTCGCCGCAGACCTTCTCCCGCGGAAACGCGGTCTTCTCCAGCAGCAGGACGTCGAGCCCGGCCTTGGCGAGGTAGTACGCGGTCGTGGAGCCGGCTGGGCCCGCTCCGACGACGATCACGTCCGCGCTGTGTTCGGAGAGGGGCTCGGTCACGGTCGGATCTCCCGAAGACTCGAAATCGCGTGCCGCGGGGCACCGGTCCCATGCAGTCTATGGGGACCGGCAGATCAACTTACCGA includes the following:
- a CDS encoding DUF397 domain-containing protein, yielding MTDAIKWQKSSFSGADDNQSCIELAPVDGSIRVRESDEPEVVVTTSVAKLRAFILGVKAGEFDHLI
- a CDS encoding geranylgeranyl reductase family protein, with product MTEPLSEHSADVIVVGAGPAGSTTAYYLAKAGLDVLLLEKTAFPREKVCGDGLTPRATKQLVSMGIDISEEAGWSRNKGLRIIGGGVRLQLDWPDLASYPDYGLVRKRDDFDEQLARQAQKAGARLYERANVGAPIIDERTGRITGVHAKLGEEKTPVTFHAPLVVAADGNSTRLSLAMGLHRREDRPMGVAVRTYFTSPRHDDDYLESWLELWDRRGPQDRLLPGYGWIFGMGDGTSNVGLGILNSSSAFRELDWREVLKAWCASMPADWGYTPENMTTPIRGAALPMAFNRQPHYTKGLLLVGDAGGLVNPFNGEGIAYAMESGQIAADVIVQATARATPAQRELALHNYPKILKDTYGGYYTLGRAFVKIIGNPKIMKIATQRGLTHPLLMKFTLKMLANLTDPTGGDAMDRIINGLSKVAPKA
- a CDS encoding helix-turn-helix transcriptional regulator, which encodes MPPRSYPTARQRRLGAELRKLRERAGLSGSQAAAYLGGERAQISHIESGRYGVSDERVRRLAAHYSATDKHLIDALASMAEERPKGWWDEYRGILSPGFLDLAELEYKATYLRAIQMLTIPGIFQTEAYARDLIRSGISDLPASELNARVEHRIRRRDIFDRPAPTPFEAFIHEAALRMQYCDAAAMREQLAFLCTVSSWPSVTIRVIPFGARITGSVHSMLYAGAIIPALDTVQLDSAFDAGFLDAEAQLARYRALLDSIESISLSTEKSTDFIQHIAQEM
- a CDS encoding dihydrofolate reductase family protein, which codes for MRIVISEFMSLDGIVQAPGSPEEDTDGGFTHGGWSHPYFDPEIVGGTFDDVLAKADALLFGRRTWQTMAGAWPDRAGDPFADRMNTIAKYVVSGTLSAQDLVWANTTLIPGGDAVGRIRALREAGGGDLAVMGSPTLARTLLSEGLVDELRLMIMPVLLGGGKTIFPADGGLRALELLSTVTSPAGVNVCTYRPAAAHA
- a CDS encoding NUDIX domain-containing protein → MRADVRYDDDALVLTSDPTEEGLYHLPRAGHPVDGNHRRALTLAEALHVRIRPVGTAEEVLREWSVSGPKSGTVRWKDPTTSVPKRVRAGAIVIRDGQILLIRQSDRRYTWYEIPGGGVEAGETLHEAVLRELREETALGGSVAGEVARVWKEETRQHYFLVHAEGEVGAEEQLDNYGGRPVWRPVADLPGTALWPRRLSWRIAHWHDAGWPATPIELADSVKDLGKPCTW